Genomic DNA from Niabella ginsenosidivorans:
CGCCGCATAAACTGAAAAAGAACCGGTATAGGCAAACAGGTTCAGCACTTTTTTGCCTTCGCTTTGCTCCATTACCATTTTGCGTGTGATGCGGTGATCTAAAAATAAGCCGGTGTCCAAATAGTCGGTAAGGTTCACAATGAACTTCAGCCCGTTTTCCTGAACGGTCAGCTCATTTCCGGAAGCCGCTGTTTTCTGGTACTGCCCCTGCCTTCCCGCTTTACGCTGACGCAGTTTTGTGCAGATGTTTTCAAGGGGAATGCCGGTGACCTCTGAAATAATACTGGTGGTCTGTTCCATCCACCTGTAATGAGCCGCTTCATCCATATTGTGGTTCCGTTTGTATTCAGCCACGTAAATGTGTTGTTCATAAATTTCTATACAAACCGGAAACTCCGGCAGGTCATGATCATAGATCCTGTAGCAGGTAATGCCCTGTTTACGTGCCTGTTTTGAAAGATGCCGGAAAACTTTTGTTAACCGGTTGCGGAACATAATAAATTTTTCCCCGTTCAAATTTGATTTTTTTGCGAAATTAGCCTTTTTTAAGGATGCATTATGCAATTGTAGACATAGAAACAACGGGTGCTTACGCAGCAGCAGGCAGTATTACAGAGATCTGCATTCAGGTGCTGGATGAAGCAGGTACTATTGTAGAGCGTTTTGAAAGCCTTGTTAACCCCGTGCAGCAGATACCGTATTCTATTCAGGCACTAACGGGCATTACCAACGAAATGGTGCAGGAGGCGCCGCTGTTTGAAGAAATCGCTGAGCAGGTGTATACCTTGTTGCTGGATAAGGTTTTTGTAGCGCATAGCGTAAACTTTGATTACTCATTTGTGAAAAATCAGCTCTCTTATTGCGGTTTTGAACTGAATGTAAAAAAGCTGTGCACTGTTCGCTTAAGCCGTAAGATCATCCCGGCGCACCGGTCTTATAGCCTGGGAAAACTTTGTGAGGCGCTGGGCATTCGTCATGTAAATAAGCACCGGGCAGGAGGCGATACAGATGCAACCGTTGCACTGTTCCGTTTGCTGCTGGAGAAGGATACAGAAGGCCATATTGCCAAAAGCCTTAAAAAGACCTCAAAAGAGCAGGTACTGCCTCCTAATGTTCCTAAATCAGACTTTGATCAGTTGCCTTATACACCGGGCATTTATTATTTTCATGATGAAAAGGGCCGGATCGTGTATGTGGGGAAGGCTAAAAATATCCGGTATCGTGTAAGCAGCCATTTCAGTAATAATTCCACCAGCCGGCAACGGCAGAACTTTATGCGCCATGTATACCGCATCAGTTTTGAGGAATGCGGAACGGAGCTGATGGCTGCTGTTAAAGAATCAACCGAAATTAAAAGGTGGTGGCCACGGTTCAACTCATCGCAGAAAAGGCGGGAAGATCTTTACGGGATCGTGGCTTATGAAGATCAGAACGGGTACCTGCGCTTAGGGGTGGAAAAAATGAGCCGTGGCCGGCAACTGCTGAACTCGTATCATCATATAGAAGGAGCAAAAGCTGCCTTGCGCCAGTTAGTACATGATTTTAATTTGTGTCCGCGGTTATGCTTTATTGGCGAGGAATTGTTTGATGAACAACTGCACAGGGCATTGTGCGCCGGTGCCTGCATCAAAAAGGAAGCCCCTGAAGTGTACAATAGGCGTATAGCAGCAGCTATGGAGCATCTGAAAAATCTTCCTTCCTTTGCGATCATTGATAAAGGAATTCATCATGATGAAAAATCCTGTATCCTTGTATGGAACGGCAGCTTCTATGGCATGGGTTTTATTGCAGGTGATGTCCGGATTGAACAGCCGGAGCAGTTCAGGGAATATGTAACTCCTTATAAAGAGAACAGCGCCATTACCAATATGTTGTTTGCTTATGCAAAAAGATACCCTTCAAAAATTATTCAATTCAATAAAGTCGTTTAAAGTAAGATTATGATCAAGAAAACAGTGTTGTTATTGCCATTTGTGTTGTTATTATTTGCTTTCCTGCCCGCTAAGAAAAAGAAAGTGATTTTTTTCGGCGACTCTATAACCCAGCAGGGTGCACGGCCGGGAGGGTATATTACCCGCATTACGGATCTGTGTAAAAAAGAGGGGCTTTCTGAACAGTTTGACTTTATAGGAAAGGGCGTTGGCGGTAATAAAGTGTATGATCTTTTTTTGCGCTTTCAGCCGGATGTACTGGATCAGAAACCCGATATCGTTCTGGTGTATGTTGGCATTAATGATGTATGGCACAAAACATCTTCTGGCACCGGAACCGATTTTGATAAGTTTGGAAAATTTTATGACGCCATTATTTCAACATTGAAACGGCAGGGTATTCAGCCGGTTGTCTGCACTCCTTCTGTGATCGGGGAGCGGAATGATTTTACCAACCAGCAGGATGGGGATCTGAACCTTTATGCAAAGTGGATCCGCGAATATGCTGCCCAGAACAATGTACCTCTGGTAGACCTGCGCAGAATATTCCTGGAATACCTGCAAAAGAATAATCCTGATAATGCTGAAAAAGGAATTTTAACGGTAGACAGGGTACATCTTAATGAGAAGGGGAACCAGCTGGTAGCGGAAGAAATGTGGAAAGTGATCAAAACATTGAAGTAGAAGCCGCCTTCCCGGCTTTAGCAGGATAGCTGCCGGGATTGGCGAAGGGCAATTTTTACAATCGAATCATGCTTTGACAAGCGCAGCACAACAGCCGTTTTGTTATTTTAATGAGCATAAATGCAACGCTTTTATGATTGCCTATTAATGACAGGTGTCTTATTGTATTGAGAGCTAACAATATACAAAATCGTCGTCTCAACCGAGTTCGGAGAACGAGCGGAGAGATCTCTGTAACAGATGAGATCCCTCTGCGCACCCGCTGAAAGCGGGTTGGGGATGGCGATTAAAAAAACTTGTCATACGAATGAACTTAAATGCAACGCTTTTATTATTTCCTGTTAATGACAAATGCTGTAATCTGTTTGAAATGAATATGCATAATCGCATC
This window encodes:
- a CDS encoding SGNH/GDSL hydrolase family protein, producing the protein MIKKTVLLLPFVLLLFAFLPAKKKKVIFFGDSITQQGARPGGYITRITDLCKKEGLSEQFDFIGKGVGGNKVYDLFLRFQPDVLDQKPDIVLVYVGINDVWHKTSSGTGTDFDKFGKFYDAIISTLKRQGIQPVVCTPSVIGERNDFTNQQDGDLNLYAKWIREYAAQNNVPLVDLRRIFLEYLQKNNPDNAEKGILTVDRVHLNEKGNQLVAEEMWKVIKTLK
- a CDS encoding exonuclease domain-containing protein — translated: MHYAIVDIETTGAYAAAGSITEICIQVLDEAGTIVERFESLVNPVQQIPYSIQALTGITNEMVQEAPLFEEIAEQVYTLLLDKVFVAHSVNFDYSFVKNQLSYCGFELNVKKLCTVRLSRKIIPAHRSYSLGKLCEALGIRHVNKHRAGGDTDATVALFRLLLEKDTEGHIAKSLKKTSKEQVLPPNVPKSDFDQLPYTPGIYYFHDEKGRIVYVGKAKNIRYRVSSHFSNNSTSRQRQNFMRHVYRISFEECGTELMAAVKESTEIKRWWPRFNSSQKRREDLYGIVAYEDQNGYLRLGVEKMSRGRQLLNSYHHIEGAKAALRQLVHDFNLCPRLCFIGEELFDEQLHRALCAGACIKKEAPEVYNRRIAAAMEHLKNLPSFAIIDKGIHHDEKSCILVWNGSFYGMGFIAGDVRIEQPEQFREYVTPYKENSAITNMLFAYAKRYPSKIIQFNKVV
- a CDS encoding class I SAM-dependent methyltransferase, whose amino-acid sequence is MNGEKFIMFRNRLTKVFRHLSKQARKQGITCYRIYDHDLPEFPVCIEIYEQHIYVAEYKRNHNMDEAAHYRWMEQTTSIISEVTGIPLENICTKLRQRKAGRQGQYQKTAASGNELTVQENGLKFIVNLTDYLDTGLFLDHRITRKMVMEQSEGKKVLNLFAYTGSFSVYAAAGKAAAITTVDLSNTYTSWAERNMQLNGFSDPAYTFVQADVLQYLKTIAPGMYDLIIMDPPTFSNSKKMDGILDIQRDHVSLINDCLRILAPGGSLYFSTNARKFVLESEKVHSRNISNITRATTPFDFEGKLFRWCYKITKPQTGG